A DNA window from Calliphora vicina chromosome 1, idCalVici1.1, whole genome shotgun sequence contains the following coding sequences:
- the jus gene encoding uncharacterized protein jus isoform X2, with amino-acid sequence MKLNGALKPRQGASRQGSSPGVVQRKYRVKRYYKVNENVVKGLPLSECGVNNKNLIETINNSNNICINNQQQQQLQQQTAPLIRTQQQQKQKCGEQFSSSSSSNSLSSSNLSTSIKYKKQNKSTTPNTTQNRVSSVAKTRPCCIDLKSRADKDKISQTTTAAAEAVAAIAKNNEKKTNTEIDLKQIAVNNITTRQTKKTKVNKENKSHTNNNSKDEKKTKQVEVVKTTSNTSKYLVTVNKSHNKHNNSSSISNINISSGGGHIYFKEVNKFLLLIPKFYENLNLTVLISRLFIQLKLLLFLMFSHAIKHLTGNPFVHWSGGGCSGTNCVRGDTAIDCRSFGLVGYKLAKIMRASQSLESSFERICFKNVNKPRLPPSIALCMMVYAAAAILLPQPVVGDEGEPFFPINGLETTTPEFDYASRGQKKFGDKCDNTLECGFPGSICDPKKKSCQCTEDLPVTNHIDKCGKEAAVNESCFFNEQCEVKYFQTECRDQRCVCRFDMTPAWLKDGSVECKGRGDKRGPETYIDPAMIGVLIGMALMFIIICVVLRLFSQARWRENRTIFNTPNPRLMNVSLLRESKLLHGQERRGSRMSVRAPSRQPSMASLRPHSPNPSLGRMTRSKSNTRSSDSRVSDASNCSRLLEHHTANTHHASHPHANTTTPHASATYHGPQASVSPPLPINAPTTTITYVNQTPVAVTTACSSNLMTPPPTITNKPNKF; translated from the exons atgaaattaaatggGGCTTTAAAGCCCCGCCAAGGAGCCTCCAGACAAGGAAGCTCCCCTGGTGTTGTCCAAAGAAAGTATCGCGTCAAGCGATATTATAAGGTGAATGAAAATGTAGTTAAAGGTCTGCCACTCAGTGAATGTGGtgtgaataataaaaatttaattgaaaccataaataatagtaataatatttgtataaataatcagcagcagcagcagctccAGCAGCAAACAGCACCATTAATACGCACacaacagcagcaaaaacaGAAATGTGGTGAACAATttagtagcagcagcagcagcaatagcTTAAGTAGTAGTAATTTGTCTACTTCTATAAAATacaagaaacaaaataaatcaacaaCACCAAATACTACGCAGAATAGAGTTTCTTCAGTTGCAAAAACAAGGCCCTGTTGTATCGATTTGAAAAGTCGTGCGgacaaagacaaaatttcacaaacaacaacagcagcagcagagGCTGTGGCAGCAATagcaaaaaataacgaaaagaaaacaaacactgAAATTGATTTGAAGCAAATAGCAGTCAACAACATCACAACACGTCAAACTAAGAAAACGAAAGTAAACAAAGAGAATAAGAGTCACACGaataataacagtaaggacgaaaagaaaacaaaacaagttgaagtcgttaaaacgacatcaaatacttcaaaatatctCGTAACGGTTAATAAGAGCCACAATaaacacaacaacagcagcagcatcagcaaTATCAATATCAGCAGTGGTGGTGGCCACATTTATTTTAAGGAGGTCAACAAGTTCTTATTATTAATTccgaaattttatgaaaatctcaATTTGACAGTCTTAATTTCGCGGTTATTTATCCAGTTAAAATTGTTGCTTTTCTTAATGTTCTCGCACGCTATAAAACATTTGACCGGAAATCCATTCGTTCATTGGAGTGGTGGCGGATGTAGTGGTACTAATTGTGTTCGTGGGGACACTGCTATAGATTGTCGTAGCTTCGGTCTGGTTGGTTATAAATTAGCGAAAATCATGCGTGCCTCACAATCGTTAGAGAGTTCGTTTGAAcgcatttgttttaaaaatgtgaacAAACCACGTTTACCCCCCTCAATTGCCTTATGTATGATGGTATACGCGGCAGCTGCCATTTTGCTGCCTCAGCCAGTAGTCGGCGATGAAGGTGAACCTTTCTTTCCAATCAATGGCTTAGAAACCACAACTCCCGAATTTG ATTATGCCAGTCGTGGTCAGAAAAAGTTCGGGGATAAATGCGATAATACTTTAGAATGTGGTTTCCCTGGCTCCATCTGTGATCCGAAGAAAAAATCATGTCAGTGTACAGAAGATTTGCCGGTAACTAATCACATTGATAAATGTGGCAAAG AGGCCGCGGTAAATGAATCCTGTTTCTTTAATGAACAATGTGAAGTGAAGTACTTTCAGACAGAATGTCGAGATCAACGGTGTGTGTGTCGTTTTGACATGACACCCGCTTGGTTGAAAGATGGCTCTGTTGAGTGCAAag GGCGTGGCGATAAAAGAGGACCCGAAACGTATATAGATCCGGCAATGATTGGCGTCCTGATTGGTATGGCATTAATGTTTATCATTATATGTGTGGTATTAAGATTGTTTAGTCA GGCACGTTGGCGCGAAAACCGAACAATTTTTAATACACCAAATCCGCGTTTAATGAATGTCTCGCTGTTGCGCGAAAGTAAACTGTTACATGGACAAGAAAGACGTGGATCCCGAATGTCAGTAAGAGCTCCATCCCGTCAACCAAGTATGGCGTCTTTGCGTCCGCATTCGCCTAATCCGTCGTTAG GGCGTATGACGCGTTCTAAAAGTAATACTCGATCCAGTGATTCACGCGTTAGTGATGCTTCAAACTGCTCACGTTTGCTTGAGCACCATACAGCCAACACACACCATGCCTCGCACCCGCATGCGAATACAACCACACCACATGCTAGTGCCACCTATCATGGGCCACAAGCAAGTGTGTCACCACCATTACCTATAAATGCTCCAACCACAACTATAACATATGTAAATCAAACACCTGTGGCTGTAACTACTGCCTGCAGCTCAAATTTGATGACTCCACCGCCAACAATTACCAATAAAccgaataaattttaa
- the jus gene encoding uncharacterized protein jus isoform X11 — MKLNGALKPRQGASRQGSSPGVVQRKYRVKRYYKQQQLQQQTAPLIRTQQQQKQKCGEQFSSSSSSNSLSSSNLSTSIKYKKQNKSTTPNTTQNRVSSVAKTRPCCIDLKSRADKDKISQTTTAAAEAVAAIAKNNEKKTNTEIDLKQIAVNNITTRQTKKTKVNKENKSHTNNNSKDEKKTKQVEVVKTTSNTSKYLVTVNKSHNKHNNSSSISNINISSGGGHIYFKEVNKFLLLIPKFYENLNLTVLISRLFIQLKLLLFLMFSHAIKHLTGNPFVHWSGGGCSGTNCVRGDTAIDCRSFGLVGYKLAKIMRASQSLESSFERICFKNVNKPRLPPSIALCMMVYAAAAILLPQPVVGDEGEPFFPINGLETTTPEFDYASRGQKKFGDKCDNTLECGFPGSICDPKKKSCQCTEDLPVTNHIDKCGKEAAVNESCFFNEQCEVKYFQTECRDQRCVCRFDMTPAWLKDGSVECKGRGDKRGPETYIDPAMIGVLIGMALMFIIICVVLRLFSQARWRENRTIFNTPNPRLMNVSLLRESKLLHGQERRGSRMSVRAPSRQPSMASLRPHSPNPSLGKTGRMTRSKSNTRSSDSRVSDASNCSRLLEHHTANTHHASHPHANTTTPHASATYHGPQASVSPPLPINAPTTTITYVNQTPVAVTTACSSNLMTPPPTITNKPNKF, encoded by the exons atgaaattaaatggGGCTTTAAAGCCCCGCCAAGGAGCCTCCAGACAAGGAAGCTCCCCTGGTGTTGTCCAAAGAAAGTATCGCGTCAAGCGATATTATAAG cagcagcagctccAGCAGCAAACAGCACCATTAATACGCACacaacagcagcaaaaacaGAAATGTGGTGAACAATttagtagcagcagcagcagcaatagcTTAAGTAGTAGTAATTTGTCTACTTCTATAAAATacaagaaacaaaataaatcaacaaCACCAAATACTACGCAGAATAGAGTTTCTTCAGTTGCAAAAACAAGGCCCTGTTGTATCGATTTGAAAAGTCGTGCGgacaaagacaaaatttcacaaacaacaacagcagcagcagagGCTGTGGCAGCAATagcaaaaaataacgaaaagaaaacaaacactgAAATTGATTTGAAGCAAATAGCAGTCAACAACATCACAACACGTCAAACTAAGAAAACGAAAGTAAACAAAGAGAATAAGAGTCACACGaataataacagtaaggacgaaaagaaaacaaaacaagttgaagtcgttaaaacgacatcaaatacttcaaaatatctCGTAACGGTTAATAAGAGCCACAATaaacacaacaacagcagcagcatcagcaaTATCAATATCAGCAGTGGTGGTGGCCACATTTATTTTAAGGAGGTCAACAAGTTCTTATTATTAATTccgaaattttatgaaaatctcaATTTGACAGTCTTAATTTCGCGGTTATTTATCCAGTTAAAATTGTTGCTTTTCTTAATGTTCTCGCACGCTATAAAACATTTGACCGGAAATCCATTCGTTCATTGGAGTGGTGGCGGATGTAGTGGTACTAATTGTGTTCGTGGGGACACTGCTATAGATTGTCGTAGCTTCGGTCTGGTTGGTTATAAATTAGCGAAAATCATGCGTGCCTCACAATCGTTAGAGAGTTCGTTTGAAcgcatttgttttaaaaatgtgaacAAACCACGTTTACCCCCCTCAATTGCCTTATGTATGATGGTATACGCGGCAGCTGCCATTTTGCTGCCTCAGCCAGTAGTCGGCGATGAAGGTGAACCTTTCTTTCCAATCAATGGCTTAGAAACCACAACTCCCGAATTTG ATTATGCCAGTCGTGGTCAGAAAAAGTTCGGGGATAAATGCGATAATACTTTAGAATGTGGTTTCCCTGGCTCCATCTGTGATCCGAAGAAAAAATCATGTCAGTGTACAGAAGATTTGCCGGTAACTAATCACATTGATAAATGTGGCAAAG AGGCCGCGGTAAATGAATCCTGTTTCTTTAATGAACAATGTGAAGTGAAGTACTTTCAGACAGAATGTCGAGATCAACGGTGTGTGTGTCGTTTTGACATGACACCCGCTTGGTTGAAAGATGGCTCTGTTGAGTGCAAag GGCGTGGCGATAAAAGAGGACCCGAAACGTATATAGATCCGGCAATGATTGGCGTCCTGATTGGTATGGCATTAATGTTTATCATTATATGTGTGGTATTAAGATTGTTTAGTCA GGCACGTTGGCGCGAAAACCGAACAATTTTTAATACACCAAATCCGCGTTTAATGAATGTCTCGCTGTTGCGCGAAAGTAAACTGTTACATGGACAAGAAAGACGTGGATCCCGAATGTCAGTAAGAGCTCCATCCCGTCAACCAAGTATGGCGTCTTTGCGTCCGCATTCGCCTAATCCGTCGTTAGGTAAGACAG GGCGTATGACGCGTTCTAAAAGTAATACTCGATCCAGTGATTCACGCGTTAGTGATGCTTCAAACTGCTCACGTTTGCTTGAGCACCATACAGCCAACACACACCATGCCTCGCACCCGCATGCGAATACAACCACACCACATGCTAGTGCCACCTATCATGGGCCACAAGCAAGTGTGTCACCACCATTACCTATAAATGCTCCAACCACAACTATAACATATGTAAATCAAACACCTGTGGCTGTAACTACTGCCTGCAGCTCAAATTTGATGACTCCACCGCCAACAATTACCAATAAAccgaataaattttaa
- the jus gene encoding uncharacterized protein jus isoform X7, whose protein sequence is MKLNGALKPRQGASRQGSSPGVVQRKYRVKRYYKQQQQQLQQQTAPLIRTQQQQKQKCGEQFSSSSSSNSLSSSNLSTSIKYKKQNKSTTPNTTQNRVSSVAKTRPCCIDLKSRADKDKISQTTTAAAEAVAAIAKNNEKKTNTEIDLKQIAVNNITTRQTKKTKVNKENKSHTNNNSKDEKKTKQVEVVKTTSNTSKYLVTVNKSHNKHNNSSSISNINISSGGGHIYFKEVNKFLLLIPKFYENLNLTVLISRLFIQLKLLLFLMFSHAIKHLTGNPFVHWSGGGCSGTNCVRGDTAIDCRSFGLVGYKLAKIMRASQSLESSFERICFKNVNKPRLPPSIALCMMVYAAAAILLPQPVVGDEGEPFFPINGLETTTPEFDYASRGQKKFGDKCDNTLECGFPGSICDPKKKSCQCTEDLPVTNHIDKCGKEAAVNESCFFNEQCEVKYFQTECRDQRCVCRFDMTPAWLKDGSVECKGRGDKRGPETYIDPAMIGVLIGMALMFIIICVVLRLFSQARWRENRTIFNTPNPRLMNVSLLRESKLLHGQERRGSRMSVRAPSRQPSMASLRPHSPNPSLGKTGRMTRSKSNTRSSDSRVSDASNCSRLLEHHTANTHHASHPHANTTTPHASATYHGPQASVSPPLPINAPTTTITYVNQTPVAVTTACSSNLMTPPPTITNKPNKF, encoded by the exons atgaaattaaatggGGCTTTAAAGCCCCGCCAAGGAGCCTCCAGACAAGGAAGCTCCCCTGGTGTTGTCCAAAGAAAGTATCGCGTCAAGCGATATTATAAG cagcagcagcagcagctccAGCAGCAAACAGCACCATTAATACGCACacaacagcagcaaaaacaGAAATGTGGTGAACAATttagtagcagcagcagcagcaatagcTTAAGTAGTAGTAATTTGTCTACTTCTATAAAATacaagaaacaaaataaatcaacaaCACCAAATACTACGCAGAATAGAGTTTCTTCAGTTGCAAAAACAAGGCCCTGTTGTATCGATTTGAAAAGTCGTGCGgacaaagacaaaatttcacaaacaacaacagcagcagcagagGCTGTGGCAGCAATagcaaaaaataacgaaaagaaaacaaacactgAAATTGATTTGAAGCAAATAGCAGTCAACAACATCACAACACGTCAAACTAAGAAAACGAAAGTAAACAAAGAGAATAAGAGTCACACGaataataacagtaaggacgaaaagaaaacaaaacaagttgaagtcgttaaaacgacatcaaatacttcaaaatatctCGTAACGGTTAATAAGAGCCACAATaaacacaacaacagcagcagcatcagcaaTATCAATATCAGCAGTGGTGGTGGCCACATTTATTTTAAGGAGGTCAACAAGTTCTTATTATTAATTccgaaattttatgaaaatctcaATTTGACAGTCTTAATTTCGCGGTTATTTATCCAGTTAAAATTGTTGCTTTTCTTAATGTTCTCGCACGCTATAAAACATTTGACCGGAAATCCATTCGTTCATTGGAGTGGTGGCGGATGTAGTGGTACTAATTGTGTTCGTGGGGACACTGCTATAGATTGTCGTAGCTTCGGTCTGGTTGGTTATAAATTAGCGAAAATCATGCGTGCCTCACAATCGTTAGAGAGTTCGTTTGAAcgcatttgttttaaaaatgtgaacAAACCACGTTTACCCCCCTCAATTGCCTTATGTATGATGGTATACGCGGCAGCTGCCATTTTGCTGCCTCAGCCAGTAGTCGGCGATGAAGGTGAACCTTTCTTTCCAATCAATGGCTTAGAAACCACAACTCCCGAATTTG ATTATGCCAGTCGTGGTCAGAAAAAGTTCGGGGATAAATGCGATAATACTTTAGAATGTGGTTTCCCTGGCTCCATCTGTGATCCGAAGAAAAAATCATGTCAGTGTACAGAAGATTTGCCGGTAACTAATCACATTGATAAATGTGGCAAAG AGGCCGCGGTAAATGAATCCTGTTTCTTTAATGAACAATGTGAAGTGAAGTACTTTCAGACAGAATGTCGAGATCAACGGTGTGTGTGTCGTTTTGACATGACACCCGCTTGGTTGAAAGATGGCTCTGTTGAGTGCAAag GGCGTGGCGATAAAAGAGGACCCGAAACGTATATAGATCCGGCAATGATTGGCGTCCTGATTGGTATGGCATTAATGTTTATCATTATATGTGTGGTATTAAGATTGTTTAGTCA GGCACGTTGGCGCGAAAACCGAACAATTTTTAATACACCAAATCCGCGTTTAATGAATGTCTCGCTGTTGCGCGAAAGTAAACTGTTACATGGACAAGAAAGACGTGGATCCCGAATGTCAGTAAGAGCTCCATCCCGTCAACCAAGTATGGCGTCTTTGCGTCCGCATTCGCCTAATCCGTCGTTAGGTAAGACAG GGCGTATGACGCGTTCTAAAAGTAATACTCGATCCAGTGATTCACGCGTTAGTGATGCTTCAAACTGCTCACGTTTGCTTGAGCACCATACAGCCAACACACACCATGCCTCGCACCCGCATGCGAATACAACCACACCACATGCTAGTGCCACCTATCATGGGCCACAAGCAAGTGTGTCACCACCATTACCTATAAATGCTCCAACCACAACTATAACATATGTAAATCAAACACCTGTGGCTGTAACTACTGCCTGCAGCTCAAATTTGATGACTCCACCGCCAACAATTACCAATAAAccgaataaattttaa
- the jus gene encoding uncharacterized protein jus isoform X9, which produces MKLNGALKPRQGASRQGSSPGVVQRKYRVKRYYKQQQQLQQQTAPLIRTQQQQKQKCGEQFSSSSSSNSLSSSNLSTSIKYKKQNKSTTPNTTQNRVSSVAKTRPCCIDLKSRADKDKISQTTTAAAEAVAAIAKNNEKKTNTEIDLKQIAVNNITTRQTKKTKVNKENKSHTNNNSKDEKKTKQVEVVKTTSNTSKYLVTVNKSHNKHNNSSSISNINISSGGGHIYFKEVNKFLLLIPKFYENLNLTVLISRLFIQLKLLLFLMFSHAIKHLTGNPFVHWSGGGCSGTNCVRGDTAIDCRSFGLVGYKLAKIMRASQSLESSFERICFKNVNKPRLPPSIALCMMVYAAAAILLPQPVVGDEGEPFFPINGLETTTPEFDYASRGQKKFGDKCDNTLECGFPGSICDPKKKSCQCTEDLPVTNHIDKCGKEAAVNESCFFNEQCEVKYFQTECRDQRCVCRFDMTPAWLKDGSVECKGRGDKRGPETYIDPAMIGVLIGMALMFIIICVVLRLFSQARWRENRTIFNTPNPRLMNVSLLRESKLLHGQERRGSRMSVRAPSRQPSMASLRPHSPNPSLGKTGRMTRSKSNTRSSDSRVSDASNCSRLLEHHTANTHHASHPHANTTTPHASATYHGPQASVSPPLPINAPTTTITYVNQTPVAVTTACSSNLMTPPPTITNKPNKF; this is translated from the exons atgaaattaaatggGGCTTTAAAGCCCCGCCAAGGAGCCTCCAGACAAGGAAGCTCCCCTGGTGTTGTCCAAAGAAAGTATCGCGTCAAGCGATATTATAAG cagcagcagcagctccAGCAGCAAACAGCACCATTAATACGCACacaacagcagcaaaaacaGAAATGTGGTGAACAATttagtagcagcagcagcagcaatagcTTAAGTAGTAGTAATTTGTCTACTTCTATAAAATacaagaaacaaaataaatcaacaaCACCAAATACTACGCAGAATAGAGTTTCTTCAGTTGCAAAAACAAGGCCCTGTTGTATCGATTTGAAAAGTCGTGCGgacaaagacaaaatttcacaaacaacaacagcagcagcagagGCTGTGGCAGCAATagcaaaaaataacgaaaagaaaacaaacactgAAATTGATTTGAAGCAAATAGCAGTCAACAACATCACAACACGTCAAACTAAGAAAACGAAAGTAAACAAAGAGAATAAGAGTCACACGaataataacagtaaggacgaaaagaaaacaaaacaagttgaagtcgttaaaacgacatcaaatacttcaaaatatctCGTAACGGTTAATAAGAGCCACAATaaacacaacaacagcagcagcatcagcaaTATCAATATCAGCAGTGGTGGTGGCCACATTTATTTTAAGGAGGTCAACAAGTTCTTATTATTAATTccgaaattttatgaaaatctcaATTTGACAGTCTTAATTTCGCGGTTATTTATCCAGTTAAAATTGTTGCTTTTCTTAATGTTCTCGCACGCTATAAAACATTTGACCGGAAATCCATTCGTTCATTGGAGTGGTGGCGGATGTAGTGGTACTAATTGTGTTCGTGGGGACACTGCTATAGATTGTCGTAGCTTCGGTCTGGTTGGTTATAAATTAGCGAAAATCATGCGTGCCTCACAATCGTTAGAGAGTTCGTTTGAAcgcatttgttttaaaaatgtgaacAAACCACGTTTACCCCCCTCAATTGCCTTATGTATGATGGTATACGCGGCAGCTGCCATTTTGCTGCCTCAGCCAGTAGTCGGCGATGAAGGTGAACCTTTCTTTCCAATCAATGGCTTAGAAACCACAACTCCCGAATTTG ATTATGCCAGTCGTGGTCAGAAAAAGTTCGGGGATAAATGCGATAATACTTTAGAATGTGGTTTCCCTGGCTCCATCTGTGATCCGAAGAAAAAATCATGTCAGTGTACAGAAGATTTGCCGGTAACTAATCACATTGATAAATGTGGCAAAG AGGCCGCGGTAAATGAATCCTGTTTCTTTAATGAACAATGTGAAGTGAAGTACTTTCAGACAGAATGTCGAGATCAACGGTGTGTGTGTCGTTTTGACATGACACCCGCTTGGTTGAAAGATGGCTCTGTTGAGTGCAAag GGCGTGGCGATAAAAGAGGACCCGAAACGTATATAGATCCGGCAATGATTGGCGTCCTGATTGGTATGGCATTAATGTTTATCATTATATGTGTGGTATTAAGATTGTTTAGTCA GGCACGTTGGCGCGAAAACCGAACAATTTTTAATACACCAAATCCGCGTTTAATGAATGTCTCGCTGTTGCGCGAAAGTAAACTGTTACATGGACAAGAAAGACGTGGATCCCGAATGTCAGTAAGAGCTCCATCCCGTCAACCAAGTATGGCGTCTTTGCGTCCGCATTCGCCTAATCCGTCGTTAGGTAAGACAG GGCGTATGACGCGTTCTAAAAGTAATACTCGATCCAGTGATTCACGCGTTAGTGATGCTTCAAACTGCTCACGTTTGCTTGAGCACCATACAGCCAACACACACCATGCCTCGCACCCGCATGCGAATACAACCACACCACATGCTAGTGCCACCTATCATGGGCCACAAGCAAGTGTGTCACCACCATTACCTATAAATGCTCCAACCACAACTATAACATATGTAAATCAAACACCTGTGGCTGTAACTACTGCCTGCAGCTCAAATTTGATGACTCCACCGCCAACAATTACCAATAAAccgaataaattttaa
- the jus gene encoding uncharacterized protein jus isoform X1 produces MKLNGALKPRQGASRQGSSPGVVQRKYRVKRYYKVNENVVKGLPLSECGVNNKNLIETINNSNNICINNQQQQQLQQQTAPLIRTQQQQKQKCGEQFSSSSSSNSLSSSNLSTSIKYKKQNKSTTPNTTQNRVSSVAKTRPCCIDLKSRADKDKISQTTTAAAEAVAAIAKNNEKKTNTEIDLKQIAVNNITTRQTKKTKVNKENKSHTNNNSKDEKKTKQVEVVKTTSNTSKYLVTVNKSHNKHNNSSSISNINISSGGGHIYFKEVNKFLLLIPKFYENLNLTVLISRLFIQLKLLLFLMFSHAIKHLTGNPFVHWSGGGCSGTNCVRGDTAIDCRSFGLVGYKLAKIMRASQSLESSFERICFKNVNKPRLPPSIALCMMVYAAAAILLPQPVVGDEGEPFFPINGLETTTPEFDYASRGQKKFGDKCDNTLECGFPGSICDPKKKSCQCTEDLPVTNHIDKCGKEAAVNESCFFNEQCEVKYFQTECRDQRCVCRFDMTPAWLKDGSVECKGRGDKRGPETYIDPAMIGVLIGMALMFIIICVVLRLFSQARWRENRTIFNTPNPRLMNVSLLRESKLLHGQERRGSRMSVRAPSRQPSMASLRPHSPNPSLGKTGRMTRSKSNTRSSDSRVSDASNCSRLLEHHTANTHHASHPHANTTTPHASATYHGPQASVSPPLPINAPTTTITYVNQTPVAVTTACSSNLMTPPPTITNKPNKF; encoded by the exons atgaaattaaatggGGCTTTAAAGCCCCGCCAAGGAGCCTCCAGACAAGGAAGCTCCCCTGGTGTTGTCCAAAGAAAGTATCGCGTCAAGCGATATTATAAGGTGAATGAAAATGTAGTTAAAGGTCTGCCACTCAGTGAATGTGGtgtgaataataaaaatttaattgaaaccataaataatagtaataatatttgtataaataatcagcagcagcagcagctccAGCAGCAAACAGCACCATTAATACGCACacaacagcagcaaaaacaGAAATGTGGTGAACAATttagtagcagcagcagcagcaatagcTTAAGTAGTAGTAATTTGTCTACTTCTATAAAATacaagaaacaaaataaatcaacaaCACCAAATACTACGCAGAATAGAGTTTCTTCAGTTGCAAAAACAAGGCCCTGTTGTATCGATTTGAAAAGTCGTGCGgacaaagacaaaatttcacaaacaacaacagcagcagcagagGCTGTGGCAGCAATagcaaaaaataacgaaaagaaaacaaacactgAAATTGATTTGAAGCAAATAGCAGTCAACAACATCACAACACGTCAAACTAAGAAAACGAAAGTAAACAAAGAGAATAAGAGTCACACGaataataacagtaaggacgaaaagaaaacaaaacaagttgaagtcgttaaaacgacatcaaatacttcaaaatatctCGTAACGGTTAATAAGAGCCACAATaaacacaacaacagcagcagcatcagcaaTATCAATATCAGCAGTGGTGGTGGCCACATTTATTTTAAGGAGGTCAACAAGTTCTTATTATTAATTccgaaattttatgaaaatctcaATTTGACAGTCTTAATTTCGCGGTTATTTATCCAGTTAAAATTGTTGCTTTTCTTAATGTTCTCGCACGCTATAAAACATTTGACCGGAAATCCATTCGTTCATTGGAGTGGTGGCGGATGTAGTGGTACTAATTGTGTTCGTGGGGACACTGCTATAGATTGTCGTAGCTTCGGTCTGGTTGGTTATAAATTAGCGAAAATCATGCGTGCCTCACAATCGTTAGAGAGTTCGTTTGAAcgcatttgttttaaaaatgtgaacAAACCACGTTTACCCCCCTCAATTGCCTTATGTATGATGGTATACGCGGCAGCTGCCATTTTGCTGCCTCAGCCAGTAGTCGGCGATGAAGGTGAACCTTTCTTTCCAATCAATGGCTTAGAAACCACAACTCCCGAATTTG ATTATGCCAGTCGTGGTCAGAAAAAGTTCGGGGATAAATGCGATAATACTTTAGAATGTGGTTTCCCTGGCTCCATCTGTGATCCGAAGAAAAAATCATGTCAGTGTACAGAAGATTTGCCGGTAACTAATCACATTGATAAATGTGGCAAAG AGGCCGCGGTAAATGAATCCTGTTTCTTTAATGAACAATGTGAAGTGAAGTACTTTCAGACAGAATGTCGAGATCAACGGTGTGTGTGTCGTTTTGACATGACACCCGCTTGGTTGAAAGATGGCTCTGTTGAGTGCAAag GGCGTGGCGATAAAAGAGGACCCGAAACGTATATAGATCCGGCAATGATTGGCGTCCTGATTGGTATGGCATTAATGTTTATCATTATATGTGTGGTATTAAGATTGTTTAGTCA GGCACGTTGGCGCGAAAACCGAACAATTTTTAATACACCAAATCCGCGTTTAATGAATGTCTCGCTGTTGCGCGAAAGTAAACTGTTACATGGACAAGAAAGACGTGGATCCCGAATGTCAGTAAGAGCTCCATCCCGTCAACCAAGTATGGCGTCTTTGCGTCCGCATTCGCCTAATCCGTCGTTAGGTAAGACAG GGCGTATGACGCGTTCTAAAAGTAATACTCGATCCAGTGATTCACGCGTTAGTGATGCTTCAAACTGCTCACGTTTGCTTGAGCACCATACAGCCAACACACACCATGCCTCGCACCCGCATGCGAATACAACCACACCACATGCTAGTGCCACCTATCATGGGCCACAAGCAAGTGTGTCACCACCATTACCTATAAATGCTCCAACCACAACTATAACATATGTAAATCAAACACCTGTGGCTGTAACTACTGCCTGCAGCTCAAATTTGATGACTCCACCGCCAACAATTACCAATAAAccgaataaattttaa